The following coding sequences are from one Rissa tridactyla isolate bRisTri1 chromosome 14, bRisTri1.patW.cur.20221130, whole genome shotgun sequence window:
- the ADAMTSL2 gene encoding ADAMTS-like protein 2 isoform X8 has protein sequence MWLWMGQAVETLLAAGRDVPETFPAFCFHQDINVSHSRSVLRTEGASEKSSVHHLTPMCITAKRINGNLYILPIGCDGILFSTHTLDKCGVCQGDGSSCTHVTGSYRKGNSHLGYSLVTHIPAGARDIQIVERKKSADVLAVADEAGYYFFNGNYKVDSPKNFNIAGTVFKYRRPMDVYETGIEYIVAQGPTNQGLNIMVWNQNGKNPSITFEYILLRKPHSKNLQPIYYTFSESDSEESREFDGDVPLGFIQHNATYFGKISRERIDLENQVFGRQDTEEDLNLSKGQETNEVYERAETIDCEPKLKGKQPQDSNVTRSTYQTDHDDRDLDPRFTSREFLSENAITDKLLDKTSDSKELVLNMTMNSIFAQGDPINSVGSHIDSLYVDYEDADGVVTYTINGTYMELSNGKAINTSAETPFSNATVTMTSPQGNRTHKARNRLKLLRKGQGVSAADMYRWKLSSHEPCSSTCTTGVMSTYAMCVRYDGIEVDDTYCDAMTRPEPVHEFCAGRECQPRWETSSWSECSRTCGEGYQFRIVRCWKMISPGFDSSVYSDLCESADITRPDERKVCKNPACGPQWEMSEWSECSARCGERSVVTRDIRCSEDEKLCDASARPLAEKNCTGPPCDRQWTVSDWGPCSGGCGQGRMIRHVYCKTSDGRVVPESQCNLETKPLAIHPCGDKNCPSHWLAQDWERCNTTCGRGVKKRIVLCLEIVNGKIKTRNPADCDVAKKPVEETTCFERPCFKWYTTPWSECTKTCGIGVRMRDVKCYQGKDIVRGCDPLVKPVGKQTCDLQPCPTEPPDDSCQDQAGTNCALAIKVNLCSHWYYSKACCRSCRAPHS, from the exons atgtggctCTGGATGGGGCAGGCGGTGGAAACGCTCCTTGCAGCCGGTCGAGATGTGCCAGAAACCTTTCCCGCATTTTGTTTTCATCAGGATATTAATGTATCCCATTCTAGGAGTGTCCTGCGAACGGAAGGAGCTTCCGAGAAGAGCAGTGTTCATCATTTAACTCCCATGTGTATAACGGCAAAACGTATCAATGGAAACCTTTATATCCTG ccgaTTGGATGCGATGGCATTCTCTTTTCCACCCACACCTTGGATAAATGTGGAGTTTGCCAAGGAGATGGGAGCAGCTGCACTCATGTGACCGGCAGTTACCGGAAAGGAAATTCTCATCTTG GCTATTCTCTGGTAACGCACATTCCTGCTGGAGCAAGGGATATCCAGATAGTAGAACGGAAAAAATCTGCAGATGTTCTGG CTGTGGCTGATGAAGCCGGGTACTACTTCTTCAATGGGAACTACAAAGTTGACAGTCCGAAGAACTTCAACATTGCAGGCACGGTGTTCAAGTACCGCAGGCCCATGGATGTTTATGAGACCGGCATAGAGTATATTGTCGCCCAAGGACCAACAAATCAAGGGCTGAATATAATG GTCTGGAATCAAAATGGCAAGAATCCATCCATCACGTTTGAATACATCCTCCTGAGGAAGCCACACTCAAAAAATCTGCAGCCCATCTACTACACCTTCTCTGAGTCAGATAGCGAAGAAAGCAGAGAGTTCGATGGAGACGTGCCATTGGGTTTTATCCAGCACAATGCAACCTATTTTGGGAAAATCTCCAGGGAAAGGATAGACTTGGAGAACCAGGTGTTTGGAAGGCAGGACACGGAGGAAGATTTAAACTTGAGCAAAGGTCAGGAAACCAATGAGGTCTatgaaagagcagaaacaatTGACTGTGAGCCAAAACTGAAGGGCAAACAACCCCAAG ATTCAAACGTAACCAGGTCTACTTACCAGACAGACCATGACGACAGAGACCTTGACCCCAGGTTCACCTCCAGGGAATTCCTTTCGGAGAACGCCATCACAGACAAGCTGCTGGACAAGACCTCGGACTCCAAGGAGCTGGTGCTCAACATGACCATGAACAGCATCTTTGCCCAGGGAGACCCAATCAACTCTGTGGGGTCACACATTGACAGTCTCTATGTTGATTATGAGGACGCTGATGGCGTCGTGACCTACACCATTAATGGCACCTACATGGAGCTGAGCAATGGCAAAGCCATCAACACGTCTGCCGAGACACCGTTTTCAAATGCCACTGTCACCATGACCAGCCCTCAAGGGAACAGAACCCACAAAGCAAG AAACAGATTGAAGTTGTTAAGAAAGGGCCAAGGTGTGAGTGCTGCTGACATGTACAGGTGGAAGCTTTCCTCCCATGAACCCTGCAGCTCTACATGTACCACAG GAGTGATGTCCACGTATGCTATGTGTGTTCGCTATGATGGGATCGAAGTGGACGATACGTACTGTGATGCCATGACCCGTCCCGAGCCCGTCCATGAGTTCTGTGCTGGGAGAGAGTGCCAGCCAAG GTGGGAGACGAGCAGCTGGAGCGAGTGCTCCCGCACCTGCGGGGAGGGCTACCAGTTCCGCATCGTCCGCTGCTGGAAGATGATCTCGCCGGGATTCGACAGCTCCGTCTACAGCGACCTCTGCGAGTCCGCCGACATCACCCGGCCGGACGAGCGCAAGGTCTGCAAGAACCCGGCCTGCGGCCCCCAGTGGGAGATGTCGGAGTGGTCCGag TGCTCAGCCCGGTGCGGAGAGCGGAGCGTGGTGACACGGGACATCCGCTGCTCGGAGGACGAGAAGCTGTGCGACGCCAGCGCCCGGCCCCTGGCCGAGAAGAACTGCACAGGACCGCCCTGCGACCGGCAGTGGACCGTCTCCGACTGGGGACCG TGCAGCggcggctgcgggcagggcaggaTGATCCGGCACGTGTACTGCAAAACCAGCGACGGGCGGGTGGTGCCGGAGTCGCAGTGCAACCTGGAGACGAAGCCGCTGGCCATCCATCCCTGCGGGGACAAGAACTGCCCCTCGCACTGGCTGGCGCAGGACTGGGAGCGG TGTAACACCACATGCGGCCGGGGCGTGAAGAAGAGGATCGTGCTCTGCCTGGAGATCGTCAACGGGAAGATCAAGACCCGCAACCCCGCCGACTGCGACGTCGCCAAGAAGCCCGTGGAGGAGACGACGTGCTTCGAGCGGCCGTGCTTCAAGTGGTACACGACCCCCTGGTCGGag TGCACCAAAACCTGCGGCATCGGCGTGAGGATGCGGGATGTGAAGTGCTACCAAGGGAAGGACATCGTCCGGGGCTGCGACCCGCTGGTGAAGCCGGTGGGCAAACAGACCTGCgacctgcagccctgccccacggagcCCCCAG ACGACAGCTGCCAGGACCAGGCAGGAACCAACTGCGCTTTGGCCATCAAAGTCAACCTGTGCAGCCACTGGTACTACAGCAAAGCCTGCTGCCGCTCCTGCCGCGCGCCCCACTCCTAG
- the ADAMTSL2 gene encoding ADAMTS-like protein 2 isoform X5: protein MKISKWRWSSISISARSQLKGTLALLLVGNVAFVIAQQDLAQTSNSLEEGADVTAYWWGEWTKWTACTRTCGGGVKSQERHCLRQRRKSVSGLANKTCTGTSKRYQLCKVQECPANGRSFREEQCSSFNSHVYNGKTYQWKPLYPDDYVHISSKPCDLHCTTVDGQRQLMVQARDGTSCKYTDFRGVCVSGKCEPIGCDGILFSTHTLDKCGVCQGDGSSCTHVTGSYRKGNSHLGYSLVTHIPAGARDIQIVERKKSADVLAVADEAGYYFFNGNYKVDSPKNFNIAGTVFKYRRPMDVYETGIEYIVAQGPTNQGLNIMVWNQNGKNPSITFEYILLRKPHSKNLQPIYYTFSESDSEESREFDGDVPLGFIQHNATYFGKISRERIDLENQVFGRQDTEEDLNLSKGQETNEVYERAETIDCEPKLKGKQPQDSNVTRSTYQTDHDDRDLDPRFTSREFLSENAITDKLLDKTSDSKELVLNMTMNSIFAQGDPINSVGSHIDSLYVDYEDADGVVTYTINGTYMELSNGKAINTSAETPFSNATVTMTSPQGNRTHKARNRLKLLRKGQGVSAADMYRWKLSSHEPCSSTCTTGVMSTYAMCVRYDGIEVDDTYCDAMTRPEPVHEFCAGRECQPRWETSSWSECSRTCGEGYQFRIVRCWKMISPGFDSSVYSDLCESADITRPDERKVCKNPACGPQWEMSEWSECSARCGERSVVTRDIRCSEDEKLCDASARPLAEKNCTGPPCDRQWTVSDWGPCSGGCGQGRMIRHVYCKTSDGRVVPESQCNLETKPLAIHPCGDKNCPSHWLAQDWERCNTTCGRGVKKRIVLCLEIVNGKIKTRNPADCDVAKKPVEETTCFERPCFKWYTTPWSECTKTCGIGVRMRDVKCYQGKDIVRGCDPLVKPVGKQTCDLQPCPTEPPDDSCQDQAGTNCALAIKVNLCSHWYYSKACCRSCRAPHS from the exons ATGAAGATATCTAAGTGGAGGTGGAGCAGCATCTCCATCAGTGCGCGGTCCCAGCTGAAAGGCACCCTGGCCCTTCTTCTCGTGGGCAACGTTGCCTTTGTGATCGCTCAG CAGGACCTGGCGCAGACCTCCAACAGCCTGGAGGAAGGGGCAGACGTCACCGCGTACTGGTGGGGCGAGTGGACCAAGTGGACGGCGTGCACCAGGACGTGCGGGGGAGGCGTCAAGTCCCAGGAGCGGCACTGCCTGCGGCAGAG AAGAAAGTCAGTGAGTGGGCTGGCTAATAAAACTTGCACTGGAACATCCAAAAGATACCAGCTCTGCAAAGTACAA GAGTGTCCTGCGAACGGAAGGAGCTTCCGAGAAGAGCAGTGTTCATCATTTAACTCCCATGTGTATAACGGCAAAACGTATCAATGGAAACCTTTATATCCTG ATGACTATGTTCACATTTCTAGCAAGCCCTGTGACCTCCATTGCACCACTGTGGATGGTCAGAGACAGTTAATGGTTCAGGCTCGGGATGGAACATCCTGCAAATACACTGATTTCCGAGGGGTTTGCGTGTCTGGAAAATGTGAG ccgaTTGGATGCGATGGCATTCTCTTTTCCACCCACACCTTGGATAAATGTGGAGTTTGCCAAGGAGATGGGAGCAGCTGCACTCATGTGACCGGCAGTTACCGGAAAGGAAATTCTCATCTTG GCTATTCTCTGGTAACGCACATTCCTGCTGGAGCAAGGGATATCCAGATAGTAGAACGGAAAAAATCTGCAGATGTTCTGG CTGTGGCTGATGAAGCCGGGTACTACTTCTTCAATGGGAACTACAAAGTTGACAGTCCGAAGAACTTCAACATTGCAGGCACGGTGTTCAAGTACCGCAGGCCCATGGATGTTTATGAGACCGGCATAGAGTATATTGTCGCCCAAGGACCAACAAATCAAGGGCTGAATATAATG GTCTGGAATCAAAATGGCAAGAATCCATCCATCACGTTTGAATACATCCTCCTGAGGAAGCCACACTCAAAAAATCTGCAGCCCATCTACTACACCTTCTCTGAGTCAGATAGCGAAGAAAGCAGAGAGTTCGATGGAGACGTGCCATTGGGTTTTATCCAGCACAATGCAACCTATTTTGGGAAAATCTCCAGGGAAAGGATAGACTTGGAGAACCAGGTGTTTGGAAGGCAGGACACGGAGGAAGATTTAAACTTGAGCAAAGGTCAGGAAACCAATGAGGTCTatgaaagagcagaaacaatTGACTGTGAGCCAAAACTGAAGGGCAAACAACCCCAAG ATTCAAACGTAACCAGGTCTACTTACCAGACAGACCATGACGACAGAGACCTTGACCCCAGGTTCACCTCCAGGGAATTCCTTTCGGAGAACGCCATCACAGACAAGCTGCTGGACAAGACCTCGGACTCCAAGGAGCTGGTGCTCAACATGACCATGAACAGCATCTTTGCCCAGGGAGACCCAATCAACTCTGTGGGGTCACACATTGACAGTCTCTATGTTGATTATGAGGACGCTGATGGCGTCGTGACCTACACCATTAATGGCACCTACATGGAGCTGAGCAATGGCAAAGCCATCAACACGTCTGCCGAGACACCGTTTTCAAATGCCACTGTCACCATGACCAGCCCTCAAGGGAACAGAACCCACAAAGCAAG AAACAGATTGAAGTTGTTAAGAAAGGGCCAAGGTGTGAGTGCTGCTGACATGTACAGGTGGAAGCTTTCCTCCCATGAACCCTGCAGCTCTACATGTACCACAG GAGTGATGTCCACGTATGCTATGTGTGTTCGCTATGATGGGATCGAAGTGGACGATACGTACTGTGATGCCATGACCCGTCCCGAGCCCGTCCATGAGTTCTGTGCTGGGAGAGAGTGCCAGCCAAG GTGGGAGACGAGCAGCTGGAGCGAGTGCTCCCGCACCTGCGGGGAGGGCTACCAGTTCCGCATCGTCCGCTGCTGGAAGATGATCTCGCCGGGATTCGACAGCTCCGTCTACAGCGACCTCTGCGAGTCCGCCGACATCACCCGGCCGGACGAGCGCAAGGTCTGCAAGAACCCGGCCTGCGGCCCCCAGTGGGAGATGTCGGAGTGGTCCGag TGCTCAGCCCGGTGCGGAGAGCGGAGCGTGGTGACACGGGACATCCGCTGCTCGGAGGACGAGAAGCTGTGCGACGCCAGCGCCCGGCCCCTGGCCGAGAAGAACTGCACAGGACCGCCCTGCGACCGGCAGTGGACCGTCTCCGACTGGGGACCG TGCAGCggcggctgcgggcagggcaggaTGATCCGGCACGTGTACTGCAAAACCAGCGACGGGCGGGTGGTGCCGGAGTCGCAGTGCAACCTGGAGACGAAGCCGCTGGCCATCCATCCCTGCGGGGACAAGAACTGCCCCTCGCACTGGCTGGCGCAGGACTGGGAGCGG TGTAACACCACATGCGGCCGGGGCGTGAAGAAGAGGATCGTGCTCTGCCTGGAGATCGTCAACGGGAAGATCAAGACCCGCAACCCCGCCGACTGCGACGTCGCCAAGAAGCCCGTGGAGGAGACGACGTGCTTCGAGCGGCCGTGCTTCAAGTGGTACACGACCCCCTGGTCGGag TGCACCAAAACCTGCGGCATCGGCGTGAGGATGCGGGATGTGAAGTGCTACCAAGGGAAGGACATCGTCCGGGGCTGCGACCCGCTGGTGAAGCCGGTGGGCAAACAGACCTGCgacctgcagccctgccccacggagcCCCCAG ACGACAGCTGCCAGGACCAGGCAGGAACCAACTGCGCTTTGGCCATCAAAGTCAACCTGTGCAGCCACTGGTACTACAGCAAAGCCTGCTGCCGCTCCTGCCGCGCGCCCCACTCCTAG